ATGTTCCATAATCAGGGAAACCCGGTGTTTGATTACGTCTGGAACACGGTTCGTCGCCGTTTCGGCGGCCGGCTGCATGCGCGTAATGACGGCATTAAACCGTTTATTCAGTCCGTTCGTCAGGGCTATTGGGGATATTATTTGCCCGATCAGGATCATGGCCCTGAACACAGCGAATTTGTTGATTTCTTTGCCACCTATAAAGCGACATTACCTGCCATTGGCAGACTGATGAAGGTGTGCCGGGCGCGAGTGATCCCACTGTTTCCGGTGTACAACGGTGACACCCACCGCTTGACGATTCAGGTGCGCCCGCCAATGGACGATCTGTTGACCGCAGATGACAACACCATCGCCCGCCGAATGAACGAAGAGGTGGAAATTTTTGTGGGTCCGCATCCCGAGCAATATACCTGGATACTGAAACTGCTGAAGACCCGCAAACCAGGCGAGATCCAGCCGTATAAGCGCAAAGATCTCTACCCCCTCAAATAAGAAAAAGGCCTCTCGAAAGAGAGGCCTTTTTGCATCAGGAGCCGATCACTCGACGGTCAGAATACGCGTAGTATTGGTCGAACCGATGGTGCTCATCACGTCACCCTGAGTCACGATAACCAGATCGCCGGACACCAGGTAGCCTTTATCACGCAGCAGATTTACCGCTTCGCTTGCCGCGACAACGCCATCCGCGGCGCTGTCGAAATAGACTGGCGTAACGCCACGGTACAGCGATGTCAGGTTCAGCGTACGCTCATGTCGGGACATGGCAAAAATCGGCAGGCCGGAACTGATGCGAGAGGTCATCAGCGCAGTACGACCGGATTCTGTCATGGTAATGATCGCGGTCACTCCTTTCAGGTGGTTCGCCGCGTACATAGCAGACATCGCGATCGCTTCTTCAACATTGTCGAATTGAATATCCAGACGGTGTTTAGAGACATTGATGCTGGGGATCTTTTCTGCGCCCAGGCAGACGCGTGCCATTGCTGCGACGGTTTCCGCCGGATACTGGCCTGCGGCCGTCTCGGCTGAGAGCATGACCGCATCGGTACCATCCAGCACGGCGTTTGCGACGTCCATTACTTCCGCACGGGTTGGCATTGGGTTGGTGATCATCGACTCCATCATCTGGGTCGCGGTAATCACCGCGCGGTTCAACTTACGTGCACGACGAATCAACGTCTTCTGGATGCCGACCAGTTCCGGATCGCCAATCTCAACGCCGAGGTCGCCACGTGCGACCATCACCACGTCAGAAGCCAGAATGATGTCATCCATCGCATTCTGATCGCAGACTGCTTCAGCACGCTCAACTTTTGCCACAATCTTGGCATCGCAACCTGCATCACGCGCCAGTCGGCGAGCGTAGTTCAGGTCTTCCCCGCAGCGCGGGAAGGAGACCGCCAGATAGTCAACGCCAATCAGAGCGGCAGTAACGATGTCAGCTTTGTCTTTCTCGGTCAGGGCTTCTGCGGAGAGACCGCCGCCCAGTTTGTTAATGCCTTTGTTGTTGGAGAGCGGGCCGCCCACGGTCACTTCCGTGAACACTTTCATGCCCTGAACCTCCAGCACTTTTAACTGCACGCGTCCATCGTCGAGCAGCAGAATGTCGCCTGGTACTACATCTGCCGGCAGACCTTTATAGTCAATGCCGACTTTTTCTTTGTCGCCTTCACCTTTACCCAGGTTGGCATCCAGGAGAAATTTGTCACCGATGTTGAGGAATACTTTGCCTTCTTTAAAGGTAGAGACGCGAATTTTTGGCCCCTGGAGGTCACCCAGAATGGCCACGTGGCGTCCCAGTTTGGCAGCGATCTCACGAACTTTATCCGCGCGCATTTTATGATCTTCTGGCGAACCGTGAGAGAAATTCATTCGCACGACGTTAGCGCCTGCGGCGATAATCTTCTCAAGATTGTTATCGCGGTCAGTAGCCGGGCCTAATGTCGTAACGATTTTGGTTCTGCGAAGCCTTCTGGACATGTAATACTCCGTTGACTGAAACAACTAGGTGTTGCGTGAACAATAAACCGGTAGTTCTGAAAACCTTTACAAAGCATAGCGAACAAAACCGGATGATGAATTTAAGTAGAACTTATTATTGCTGTTAGCGGTCATTACTCTTGATGAGCAGTTCTTTATCAAAACGCGATTCCCTGAGCGCTTCCTTGACACGCTTCAAGTTATCTCTGAATTTTGCTCCACGACGCAAAGTAAATCCCGTAGCCAGCACATCTATCACGGTCAACTGCGCAAGTCGAGAGACCATGGGCATATAAATGTCAGTATCTTCCGGCACATCGAGGGTAATTGCCAGCGTTGCTTCACGCGCCAGCGGCGTATTGGCGGAGGTTAACGCAATCACCATGGCATCGTTTTCACGCGCAAGCTGCGCCAGCTCGACCAGACTCTTGGTGCGACCGGTATGCGAAATCAACACCACTACGTCATCGTCACTACAATTCATACAGCTCATCCGTTGCAAAACGACGTCGTCGGAGTAGACAACCGGGACATTGAAACGGAAAAACTTGTTCATGGCGTCATGGGCGACGGCGGCGGACGACCCCAGGCCAAAGAAAGCGATTTTCTTGGCCTGCGTCAGCAGATCCACGGCGCGGTTGATCGCCGATTTGTCCAGCGACTGGCGAACGTGGTCAAGACTGGCCATCGCCGATTCGAAAATCTTGCCCGTATAGGACTCGACGCTGTCATCTTCATCCACATTACGATTAACATAAGGGGTACCATTTGCCAGACTTTGTGCCAGATGCAGTTTAAAATCAGGGAAGCCACGGGTTTCCATGCTGCGACAAAAGCGATTCACCGTCGGTTCGCTGACGTTGGCTTCCTGTGCAAGCGTGGCAATACTGCAATGGATGGCTCGTTCGGGCGAGGCAATGATGACGTCGGCGACTTTGCGTTCAGATTTGCTCAAATGTTCCAGTTGAGACTGGATCTTTTCCAGCATATTCATGATGTAGACTCAAAGATATGACGATTTCAGCGATACAAGAAATCGAGAGGCAATTTTGGTAGATAGTACCCCTGCGAACCTGAGAAGGGGGCAAAATGGTCAGAATAGTTGTTGTTTTTTTTCATAACATGATCAGCATCGTGTTTTGACTCAACGTAGAGCGTCGCAAATCGACGACGTTTTTGACCATTTTGCGCCGTTAAGCGCCAACCGCACGGCGGGTTAAGCGTTTACGGTTTCCGGAATCACGTAAAAGCAGTACAGTGCACTGTAATAAAATTACAAGTAATGCCTGGCAAAGTACCAGGATAGCTAACTAAGGAGAATGACATGGCGGTAACGCAAACAGCCCAGGCATGTGACCTGGTCATTTTCGGCGCGAAAGGCGACCTTGCGCGTCGTAAATTGCTGCCTTCCCTGTATCAACTGGAAAAAGCCGGTCAGCTCAACCCGGATACCCGCATTATCGGGGTTGGCCGTGCGGACTGGGACAAAGATGCCTACACGAAGGTCGTGCGCGAAGCGCTCGAAACCTTCATGAAAGAGAAGATCGATGAAGCACTGTGGGACACCCTGAGCGCGCGCCTGGATTTCTGCAATCTGGATGTGAACGACACTGCGGCATTTACCCGTCTGGGAGAGATGCTTGATCAGAAAAACCGTACCACGATCAACTATTTCGCCATGCCGCCAAGCACCTTCGGCGCAATCTGTAAGGGGCTGGGCGAAGCGAAACTGAATGCCAAACCGGCGCGCGTAGTCATGGAAAAACCGCTGGGTACCTCACTGGCGACCTCCCGCGAGATCAACGATCAGGTTGGCGAGTATTTTGAAGAGTGCCAGGTTTATCGTATCGACCACTATCTGGGTAAAGAGACGGTTCTGAACCTGTTGGCGCTGCGTTTTGCCAACTCCCTGTTCGTGAATAACTGGGATAACCGCACGATCGATCATGTGGAAATCACCGTGGCAGAAGAGGTGGGCATTGAAGGGCGCTGGGGCTATTTCGACCAGGCCGGCCAGATGCGTGACATGATCCAGAATCACCTGCTGCAAATTCTGTGCATGATTGCGATGTCGCCGCCGTCGGATCTAACCGCTGACGCCATCCGTGATGAAAAAGTGAAGGTGTTGAAGTCACTACGTCGTATCGATCGCTCAAATGTACGTGAAAAAACCGTTCGCGGTCAGTACACCACGGGTTTTGCACAGGGTAAAAAAGTGCCGGGTTACCTGGAAGAAGAGGGCGCGAACAAGAGCAGTAACACCGAAACGTTTGTGGCGATTCGCGTTGACATTGATAACTGGCGCTGGGCGGGCGTACCGTTCTACCTGCGCACCGGTAAGCGTCTGCCAACGAAATGCTCTGAGGTTGTGGTGTACTTTAAAACGCCTGAGCTTAACCTGTTTAAAGAGTCCTGGCAGGATCTGCCGCAGAACAAACTGACCATTCGTCTACAGCCGGATGAAGGCGTGGATATCCAGGTTCTGAACAAAGTCCCGGGTCTTGACCACAAGCATAACCTGCAAATTACCAAGCTGGATCTGAGCTACTCCGAAACCTTCAATCAGACACATCTGGCGGATGCTTACGAGCGCCTGCTGCTGGAGACCATGCGCGGTATTCAGGCGCTGTTTGTGCGCCGTGATGAAGTGGAAGAGGCGTGGAAGTGGGTCGACTCCATTACCGAAGCGTGGGCGATGGACAATGATGCGCCAAAACCATATCAGGCAGGGGCATGGGGACCGGTCGCCTCCGTGGCGATGATCACCCGTGATGGCCGTTCCTGGAACGAATTTGAGTAAAAAAACGGCTAACCCTTCCGTGTTATTTTACCGGTAACATGATCTAACACAGATTGTTGAACAATTTTTGCACTTTTAAGCCTCGTGTGGATTCACCCACGAGGTTTTTTTTATTACACTGCCTGAAACGATTTTGCCCCTGAGCTCCGGCGAACAAGCGTTTCCTGTGTTTATAACCATAGTAAATGAACTTGCCAAACCTACAGCTCTGACAGATAAATTTCAGGAGCCTCTATGAATCCGAATTTGTTACGCGTAACACAGCGTATTGTTGAACGTTCCCGTGAAACCCGTTCTGCCTACCTCTCTCGTATCGAACAGGCTAAATCCTCGACCGTTCACCGGTCACAACTGGCATGCGGGAATCTGGCGCACGGATTCGCGGCCTGCCAGCCAGACGATAAAGCCTCTCTGAAAAGCATGTTGCGTAACAATATCGCGATCATCACCTCCTACAACGATATGCTCTCCGCACATCAACCCTACGAACATTACCCGGACATCATTCGCAAAGCGTTGCATAAAGCGAATGCAGTCGGACAGGTTGCCGGCGGCGTTCCGGCAATGTGTGACGGCGTGACTCAGGGGCAGGACGGTATGGAGCTTTCGCTGCTGAGCCGCGAAGTGATCGCCATGTCCGCCGCGATAGGGCTGTCTCATAACATGTTTGACGGCGCATTGTTCCTTGGTGTGTGTGACAAAATTGTCCCGGGGCTGGTGATGGCGGCGCTGTCATTCGGTCATCTGCCTTCTATCTTCGTGCCGTCAGGTCCGATGGCGAGCGGCCTGGCGAACAAAGAGAAAGTCCGCATTCGTCAACTCTATGCCGAAGGTAAAGTTGATCGCATGGCGCTGCTGGAATCTGAAGCGGCCTCCTATCATGCACCGGGTACCTGCACGTTCTACGGCACTGCTAACACCAACCAGATGGTGGTCGAGTTCATGGGGATGCAACTGCCGGGCTCTTCATTTGTTCACCCGGATGCCCCGCTGCGTGAAGCGCTGACGG
The DNA window shown above is from Citrobacter farmeri and carries:
- a CDS encoding MurR/RpiR family transcriptional regulator is translated as MNMLEKIQSQLEHLSKSERKVADVIIASPERAIHCSIATLAQEANVSEPTVNRFCRSMETRGFPDFKLHLAQSLANGTPYVNRNVDEDDSVESYTGKIFESAMASLDHVRQSLDKSAINRAVDLLTQAKKIAFFGLGSSAAVAHDAMNKFFRFNVPVVYSDDVVLQRMSCMNCSDDDVVVLISHTGRTKSLVELAQLARENDAMVIALTSANTPLAREATLAITLDVPEDTDIYMPMVSRLAQLTVIDVLATGFTLRRGAKFRDNLKRVKEALRESRFDKELLIKSNDR
- the lpxM gene encoding lauroyl-Kdo(2)-lipid IV(A) myristoyltransferase (LpxM is lauroyl-Kdo(2)-lipid IV(A) myristoyltransferase, an enzyme characterized in Escherichia coli and involved in biosynthesis of the form of lipid A found in that species and some closely related species.), with protein sequence METKKNNSEYIPEFEKSFRHPRYWGAWLGVAAMAGIALTPASFRDPLLAKLGRFAGRLGKSSRRRARINLSLCFPERSEAEREAIVDAMFSTAPQAMVMMAELAIRGPEKIQSRVDWEGLEIIEEMRRNNEKVIFLVPHGWGVDIPAMLMASQGQKMAAMFHNQGNPVFDYVWNTVRRRFGGRLHARNDGIKPFIQSVRQGYWGYYLPDQDHGPEHSEFVDFFATYKATLPAIGRLMKVCRARVIPLFPVYNGDTHRLTIQVRPPMDDLLTADDNTIARRMNEEVEIFVGPHPEQYTWILKLLKTRKPGEIQPYKRKDLYPLK
- the zwf gene encoding glucose-6-phosphate dehydrogenase translates to MAVTQTAQACDLVIFGAKGDLARRKLLPSLYQLEKAGQLNPDTRIIGVGRADWDKDAYTKVVREALETFMKEKIDEALWDTLSARLDFCNLDVNDTAAFTRLGEMLDQKNRTTINYFAMPPSTFGAICKGLGEAKLNAKPARVVMEKPLGTSLATSREINDQVGEYFEECQVYRIDHYLGKETVLNLLALRFANSLFVNNWDNRTIDHVEITVAEEVGIEGRWGYFDQAGQMRDMIQNHLLQILCMIAMSPPSDLTADAIRDEKVKVLKSLRRIDRSNVREKTVRGQYTTGFAQGKKVPGYLEEEGANKSSNTETFVAIRVDIDNWRWAGVPFYLRTGKRLPTKCSEVVVYFKTPELNLFKESWQDLPQNKLTIRLQPDEGVDIQVLNKVPGLDHKHNLQITKLDLSYSETFNQTHLADAYERLLLETMRGIQALFVRRDEVEEAWKWVDSITEAWAMDNDAPKPYQAGAWGPVASVAMITRDGRSWNEFE
- the pyk gene encoding pyruvate kinase, producing the protein MSRRLRRTKIVTTLGPATDRDNNLEKIIAAGANVVRMNFSHGSPEDHKMRADKVREIAAKLGRHVAILGDLQGPKIRVSTFKEGKVFLNIGDKFLLDANLGKGEGDKEKVGIDYKGLPADVVPGDILLLDDGRVQLKVLEVQGMKVFTEVTVGGPLSNNKGINKLGGGLSAEALTEKDKADIVTAALIGVDYLAVSFPRCGEDLNYARRLARDAGCDAKIVAKVERAEAVCDQNAMDDIILASDVVMVARGDLGVEIGDPELVGIQKTLIRRARKLNRAVITATQMMESMITNPMPTRAEVMDVANAVLDGTDAVMLSAETAAGQYPAETVAAMARVCLGAEKIPSINVSKHRLDIQFDNVEEAIAMSAMYAANHLKGVTAIITMTESGRTALMTSRISSGLPIFAMSRHERTLNLTSLYRGVTPVYFDSAADGVVAASEAVNLLRDKGYLVSGDLVIVTQGDVMSTIGSTNTTRILTVE